GGCGATCAGCAGGCGGCACAGGGTGAGAAAGCCGCCACGCGTGCCGATGCTGCCGAGAACCCCGCCCTCGAGGATCAGGTTGTGGGCGATGCCCATCATGAGCCCGCACTGGGTGAGCTGCCAGGGGGTGAGTTCCAGAGGCGCCAAAATAGCGATGGCGGCGTAGATGTTGAGAAGAAAAGCGGCGATGAAGGCGAAGGCGGCCTCGCCGGGCAGGCCGAAATACTTCATCAGCGGCGCGAACAGTCCTCCCAGCCAGAGCATAGCGGCCGTATCCTTGAGCAAATCCACCAGGATGTAGAGGGGCAAAACGAACTTGATCAGCTTGAACGAGGTCTGCATCCCGCTAAAGAAGCCGGTGCGCAGGCGCTCGGGGATGGAGGGCACCAGACTGGGTTCCATGGGGGGCGCGCTCCTCTGCCTGGCTATGGCTGCTCGTGGGTTTGACCGGCGGGCGAGGCGCTCGTGACCGGGGGGGCTTCGACCACGCGCACCGGAAAGGGCTCGGTGACGCTCCCCGCATAGAGCGTGCG
The window above is part of the Geoalkalibacter ferrihydriticus DSM 17813 genome. Proteins encoded here:
- a CDS encoding nucleoside recognition domain-containing protein, with the protein product MEPSLVPSIPERLRTGFFSGMQTSFKLIKFVLPLYILVDLLKDTAAMLWLGGLFAPLMKYFGLPGEAAFAFIAAFLLNIYAAIAILAPLELTPWQLTQCGLMMGIAHNLILEGGVLGSIGTRGGFLTLCRLLIAAAAGLTLEIFHRIWGG